In the genome of Drosophila pseudoobscura strain MV-25-SWS-2005 chromosome 3, UCI_Dpse_MV25, whole genome shotgun sequence, one region contains:
- the 5-HT1B gene encoding 5-hydroxytryptamine receptor 2B translates to MLKAMTTPATLSAEFAAAAAAAMDDDVPTSIFEIELPAILLNESLFIELNGNLTQFEGTTTNLSQIIWNRSDDSSSGSANGNGNGNGSPIFGLDEQRRVVSEREAAEFWLLVKMIAMAVVLGLMILVTIIGNVFVIAAIILERNLQNVANYLVASLAVADLFVACLVMPLGAVYEISNGWILGPELCDIWTACDVLCCTASILHLVAIAADRYWTVTNIDYNNLRTPRRVFMMIFCVWFAALIVSLAPQFGWKDPDYLKRIEEQHCMVSQDVAYQIFATCCTFYVPLLVILFLYWKIYIIARKRIQRRTQKSFNVTLTETDCDSTVRELKKERGKRRVAERKRQEAGDEISAGVTEPQVQQRTRKRMRICFGRNTNTAGICAGSEGAVARSMAAIAVDFASLAITREETEFSTSNYDNKSHAGTELTTVSSDADDYRTSNANEIITLSQQVANAAQHHQIASHLNAITPLAQSIAMGASHLTTSTAGIRSEEGAEAVGGGSSPGKAVGIGMGTVLSSIANPHQKLAKRRQLLEAKRERKAAQTLAIITGAFVICWLPFFVMALTMSLCKECDIHPAIASLFLWLGYFNSTLNPVIYTVFNPEFRRAFKRILFGRGNAARARSAKI, encoded by the exons ATGCTGAAAGCAATGACGACACCAGCTACATTGTCAGCAGAGttcgccgctgccgctgctgctgcgatggATGACGATGTCCCCACGAGCATTTTTGAAATAGAACTGCCTGCCATTTTGCTCAACGAGAGCCTCTTCATCGAGCTGAATGGCAATCTAACCCAGTTCGAAGGCACGACCACCAATTTGAGCCAAATCATTTGGAATCGCAGCGATgacagtagcagtggcagtgcaaacggaaacggaaacggaaatggaagCCCCATCTTCGGTCTGGACGAGCAGCGGCGGGTGGTCAGCGAGCGTGAGGCGGCCGAGTTCTGGCTGCTGGTCAAGATGATAGCCATGGCCGTCGTGCTGGGCCTGATGATACTCGTCACCATTATAG GCAATGTGTTCGTTATTGCCGCCATCATACTGGAGAGAAACCTGCAGAATGTCGCCAATTACTTGGTTGCATCTCTGGCAGTCGCTGATTTATTTGTGGCCTGTCTTGTCATGCCGCTCGGCGCCGTCTACGAG ATAAGCAATGGCTGGATATTGGGACCGGAACTTTGTGACATTTGGACGGCTTGTGACGTCCTTTGCTGCACAGCATCCATATTGCATCTGGTGGCCATTGCGGCGGACAG ATATTGGACGGTGACCAACATTGACTACAACAATCTGCGGACCCCGCGGCGCGTCTTCATGATGATATTCTGCGTCTGGTTTGCCGCCCTGATTGTGTCCCTGGCTCCGCAGTTTGGCTGGAAAGATCCGGATTATCTGAAGCGCATCGAGGAACAGCACTGCATGGTGTCGCAGGATGTGGCCTATCAG ATATTTGCAACCTGTTGCACCTTCTATGTGCCTCTGCTGGTGATTCTATTTCTGTATTGGAAAATCTACATAATTGCCAGGAAGCGCATACAACGACGCACACAAAAGTCCTTCAATGTGACGTTGACGGAAACAGAT TGCGACTCGACAGTGCGTGAGTTGAAGAAGGAGCGGGGCAAGCGGCGCGTGGCAGAGCGGAAGCGGCAAGAGGCTGGCGACGAGATATCCGCTGGCGTAACCGAGCCGCAGGTGCAACAGCGGACGCGTAAGCGAATGCGGATCTGCTTTGGCCGCAACACGAACACGGCCGGCATCTGTGCCGGCTCGGAGGGAGCCGTTGCTCGATCCATGGCCGCCATAGCCGTGGATTTTGCCAGCCTGGCGATCACGCGGGAGGAGACGGAGTTCAGCACCAGCAACTACGACAACAAGAGCCACGCGGGCACCGAGCTGACGACAGTCTCCAGTGACGCGGACGAT TACCGCACCAGCAACGCTAATGAAATCATCACGCTGTCGCAGCAGGTGGCCAATGCCGCGCAGCATCATCAGATAGCCTCCCATCTGAATGCCATAACGCCGCTGGCCCAGTCCATTGCAATGGGCGCCAGCCACCTTACCACATCCACGGCTGGCATTCGGTCGGAGGAGGGCGCAGAAGCAGTGGGCGGAGGCAGCAGCCCCGGCAAGGCCGTGGGCATTGGAATGGGGACTGTGCTATCCAGCATTGCCAATCCACACCAGAAGCTGGCCAAGCGCCGGCAGCTGCTGGAGGCAAAGCGAGAGCGCAAGGCCGCCCAGACACTGGCCATCATCACAGGCGCCTTTGTCATCTGCTGGCTACCCTTCTTCGTGATGGCCCTGACAATGAGCCTGTGCAAGGAATGCGACATCCATCCGGCCATTGCCTCGCTATTCCTCTGGCTGGGCTACTTCAACTCCACCCTGAATCCG GTCATTTATACCGTGTTCAATCCGGAATTTCGAAGAGCCTTCAAGCGGATTCTCTTTGGCCGCGGCAATGCGGCGCGGGCTCGCAGTGCGAAAATTTGA
- the LOC6898354 gene encoding uncharacterized protein translates to MDEIYLQFLLCQCVLNRADWGLTIGCINVMYSFILFNFWGVELARTLHDYPVKWMVLYGFNIMFNIITMMRIVKRESISVFYWFCETAALLLFRLYFTYAQADCFWLTDNQLFFALNLGVDVYIFLSLLVMIYVMWGLHLEQARQFPKEQMRNDYKYDPEAAAAKKAAEEKNDRLERQRKRELEKEKQLEKDKFNEEIEMETVFTNDCGHEEEQAYDPSAPEESNLYSVAISEHKVEHLRAPTAPNESTLFMGDYAWNRFFEIYFGG, encoded by the exons ATGGATGAAATTTACTTACAGTTTCTGCTGTGCCAGTGCGTGCTGAATCGGGCCGACTGGGGTCTGACCATTGGCTGCATCAATGTGATGTATTCCTTCATCCTGTTTAATTTCTGGGGAGTGGAGCTAGCCAGGACCTTACACG ACTACCCCGTCAAGTGGATGGTGCTGTACGGCTTCAATATCATGTTCAATATTATCACCATGATGCGTATCGTGAAGCGAGAGAGTATATCGGTCTTCTACTGGTTCTGCGAGACGGCCGCCCTGCTCTTGTTCCGCCTTTATTTCACGTACGCCCAAGCAGATTGCTTTTGGCTGACGGACAACCAATTGTTCTTTGCCCTCAATTTGGGAGTGGATG TTTACATATTCCTCTCGCTGCTGGTCATGATCTATGTGATGTGGGGTCTGCATTTGGAGCAGGCTCGACAGTTTCCCAAGGAGCAAATGCGTAACGATTACAAGTACGATCCGGAGGCGGCTGCAGCAAAAAAAGCTGCTGAGGAGAAGAATGATAGActggagaggcagaggaagcGCGagctggaaaaagaaaagcagctGGAAAAGGATAAATTCAATGAggagatagagatggagacaGTGTTCACGAATGACTGTGGCCACGAGGAGGAACAGGCTTACGACCCAAGCGCCCCAGAAGAGTCGAACCTCTATTCTGTCGCCATCTCCGAGCACAAGGTGGAGCATCTGCGTGCCCCTACCGCCCCTAACGAGAGCACACTCTTCATGGGTGACTATGCGTGGAATAGattttttgaaatatacttcgGAGGATAG